The Phoenix dactylifera cultivar Barhee BC4 unplaced genomic scaffold, palm_55x_up_171113_PBpolish2nd_filt_p 000630F, whole genome shotgun sequence DNA window ccgagcccgccccatccccatccggccatccccatccccatccccgtCCCCATCTCTGTCGGAGAGAACAACGAGCAGCCGAGCTCGGTTCCAAGTCCCGACGATTCGTcgtcggagagaagaacgaaggagagagagaaagaaaagaagaagaaaaaaagaaagaaggaaagaaagaaataaaaaaagaaaaaaaaaagagagaagaatggACTCACCTCGTCGCGTGTGGCGGACGCtggcttcggccgcgagcaccgtcgGCACGGGCGTCGGCCGCAGGCACGACCGAGGAAGCCGCGGGCTCGGCCGCGGGCGCCGCCGGCCGTGGCCCGACCCTCCCGTGCGAGGGACTCCTCGGCTCCTCCTCTGATTCGCCGatggaggagggcttctcatCCCCTCCTCTGTCGCAGTCTCGCCGGTGGAGGAGTCggcaaagagaggaaaagggagggggagaaaCGGAGAAGAAACAGGGGGAGGGGCCTCGGGTGCTTCCTTCTCAGGCGGCGGAAGGAGGCAGTGAGGCATCGGCGGCGGTCGGCGGAGGAGGAAGGCGAGAGGGGAGGGACACCGCCACACCGGGTGCGGGAAGCTTCTGGAAAAACCCAgaaggaaggaaaagaaaaaaaaataaaaagagagaggaggtggAGGGAATGGGTTATTGGTTCGGGTTAACGGGTTGGGTCCGAATCCGAACCAATCTAATtcgatttaaaaaaataaatggattTGGGTTAGCTTGGGTTGGGTCTGATCTAAATCCAACTGAGTTCAATCAGATTAGGATTTAAATTGATTaagccaaataaaatttaattgggttgagtccaagtttaattgggatccaattaaattgttaattggACTGAGCCCTCATTTGGGCTcatgagctgctcgggctcgagctcgggctcgggctcggatttaaacggacctcattttgggctcgggctcgggctcgtttgactaacgagccgagcccgagccgggcttttaccgagccgggcccgagccgagcccgagcagctcggcccgtTGACAGCCCTATCCCTCGATACTTCGATAGAGGTGAATTGACATGTAAGGCCACGACAGAACCTATCTCTAATTTTTATATCTTAGGAGGACTTAGGTATGCGAATACAAAAAAAAtcagttattttttattttttgctagaGTGGGTGGATTCATACCTGACCGGTATGAATGTACCAAATAAAGTCATAAAACAAAATGCCCCGAAGTGCTCGGGGTACCTCACCGTCTCCAGCCCACACGATACCCCCGGAGTGACTGGCTATGTAAGCAGCCACGCAATCAGCAGCCACATTAGCTTCTCGGAAGATATGTTTGGCCTGGAAAACCCTCCCTCCCTCGCCATGGCCTAGATGTCACGAAGCAATGGGTGGTCATTAttgttgtaacaacccaggacctcacccaaaatggctagccggaagttattatttgggttccttgatcctgtataagtacccaagatctacccagcgaataaccgatgtggaactaaacacatgcctgcatgggtcctcacatactccccccgttcaagccctgacgtcctcgtcgggctaagggttcaaatctattcaaatctaatcacaaacaccacgattggcccgtggtcagccccaatagatccgtgctgcagtgtcccctagtccacataggttatgggccaggtccgctctgataccatttgtaacaacccaggacctcacccaaaatggctagccggaagttactatttgggttccttgatcctgtataagtacccaagatctacccagcgaataaccgatgtgggactaaacacacgcccgcatgggtcctcacataaaCACCCGAATTCCTACGGGCACGGGCATCACCTAatctaatttattattttagatAGCATAGGAATAGGCCCGGCAAAACCCCTATATGGCTTCTGCACACTTTAATGTTCAAAAAAGAATTCGCGGATTTTTTTTAGTAGTAGAATTTATAGATAGAATACGATTGAATTGCGTAATAGTAATAGGAGTAGTAtttatttgtaacaactcaggacctcacccaaaatggctagccggaagatattatttaggttccttgatcctgtataagtacccaagatctactcagcgaataactgatgtgggactaaacacacgcccgcacgggtcctcacatacccccccgttcaagccctgacgtcctcgtcaggctaagggttcatatctattcaaatcaaatcacaaacttcacgattggcccgtggtcggccccaatggatctgtgctgcagtgtcccctagtccacataggttataggccgggtccgctctgataccatttataacaactcaggacctcacccaaaatggctagccggaagatattatttggattccttgatcctgtataagtacccaagatctacccagcgaataaccgatgtgggactaaacacacgcccgcacgggtcctcacatactcccccgtgcgggcgtgtgtttagtgccacatcggttattcgctgggtagatcttgggtacttatacaggatcaaggaacccaaataataccttccggctagccattttgggtaaggtcctgggttgttacaaatggtatcagagcggacccagcccataacctatatggattaggggacactgcagcacagatctattggagctgaccacgggctgatcgtggtatttgttatTAGATTCAAATGGATTGGAACTCTTagtctgacgaggacgtcaggacttgaacagggggagtatgtgaggacccgtgcgggcgtgtgtttagtcccacattggttattcgctgggtagatcttgggtacttatacaggatcaaggaacccaaataataacttccggctagccattttgggtgaggtcctgggttgttacagtgGTCACCCCTAGGGCCCCCCTGAATTCAACTAATAACCGTGGCCGAGTCCCCCTCCATAATGATAGAACTGGCTCGTAAGCCGCGTCGGGCATAACGAAGGCCCGCCTACACAGTTCTCAGCTCTGCACCAAGAACCGAGGTGTCGAATAACTAACAGCCCCCAGCAGCTACAACCCGGGCGTCCGGGTCccgaataacaaaacccgcACCATCCCTCATGCATTCATCCAATATAGATCCATCAAAGTTGATCTTGAAAAAACTCAGGGGTGGGGACTCCTAGGTGAAAAATACCGTACGGAGAGCTGCCGAAGCAAAATGGAAACCCCAGATGTTTCGAGTTGTCAAGGTCCCTTCATCGGGTATGATGTGACTGAGCTCCTTCGCTAGCGAGCGGGCGCTCTCCACGATGAACCTCGGCGACATCCCACGCTAGCCAAAAGTTTGGGCGTTCCTCGCCAGCCAGATCTAGTGGGTCGTGCATGCCGCTCTAGCCGCCACTTGGCGGCGCAAAGGAGACTCCGACCATTGTCGTATAGCCTGAAGGAAGTGTTCCTGCCCACTCCGAGCCTCCTGAGGGATCCTTGCCAACTGCCAAGACACCAGCGCCCATACGCACTGAAACAGCGCATGATCCACTGTCTCATCCACACCGCACTCCCCGCACTTCGAGGAAATCCTCAACCCTCGTCCACTGAGAGCAGCTCTTGTCGGAAGACGATCCCAGACTACCTTCCATAGGAATAGTACTACCCTTGGGTGGAGACCCAAGCACCAGATCCAAGCATAGTCTGGCCCGGCTCATGCACTGCCGATGCAGGCAAGAAAGTCTCTCACCCTGACGCCGACCCTACTTGAGGAGCTCCAAATCTGGATATCAGGATCTGCACATTCGGGTATCAGGAGAGAATAAACCCTCTCCGTAAGGTGATTTTCGAAAAGCTGACCCAGCCTAGCCTCGTCCCACTCATCCCCCCCAGGAACAAGGAGATCACAAACATGCTGGCCCTCCGCCGCCTCGACGCTAACCACAGTCGACCAATGCCGTAAGGGGAGGACATCCACCCATGGATCACCAGCCACATCGATGCTCCGCCCATTGCCTATCAGCCATCTAGTATGCGCGAAGACAGTCGGCAAGTATCTCGCTATCTCTCGCCACAAGAAGGAGCATCTTTGCCCACCACAGGCCAATACCTCGGGACCCATCCCCTCACAACAGGCTGCTATGGTCCGACTCTAGAAGCCCTGCAGCTCCAACAAGAATCGACTAGCATGCTGGGGCAATGAGCGCTTCTCGCTGCTCCAGGAGAGAGGGTATCCCAAGACCACCCTTGCTGGATGGAAGGCAAACACTCTTCCAAGCCACCAGGTGCACCCCGTGACCACCTCCATGTGAGCCCCATAGAAAGCTCCGAAGTAACCGCTCAATCTTTAACAACACTATCTTCGGCACCACCATATTCGCCATGTGATAGATGGGCATGGAGCCTAGAATAGATTTAATCAACGTCAATCTACCCATCATCGATAGAGATGCTGCCCACCAACCCTTCAGCCTGCTATAGACCCGTTGTACCAAACCAGTGCACTCAGCAACCCTCAACCTCCTACCAGCGATGGGGATACCTAGGTAGCTCCAGGTCCTAGCCTGCTCAAGCGTCTCCATAATCCTCAGGATTTCTCGTCTAACCCCAAGCGATATGCTAGGGCTAAAGGAGATGGTAGACTTCTGGAAGTTTACTCTCTGCCCAGACGCAGCACAATAGTCGGCCAGAATCCTGCTGAGGGCCTGTGCGTCCGCCACGCATGCTCTTGTCAAGAGAAGACAGTCATCGACAAAGAGTAAGTGAGATATCGACTGGGCTGTAAGCCGCCAGCTCCTGATCGACACATGTAGCCCGCAGTGCTCGAGATAGGACATCAGAATAAATGATGAACAAGTACGGGGATAACGGGCATCCCTGTCGAAGTCCCATAGTGGATTTGAAAAAGAGGGATGGTGTGCCGTTGACCAAAATAGAAAATCTTGATCCCCAAACACACCCTATCACTCAGTCAATCCAGATCTCATGAAAACCAAAACTCTCCAAGGCTCGTTTAAGGAAGCTCCACCTAATCCTGTCATAAGCTCGCTCCATGTCCAGCTTGATAACCATCAAACTTCACCGCTTCAGAGCCCGttgaagatcccacatcatctcttgGGCCAACATGACATTCTTGGAGATACTCCTACCTCCCACAAAGGCACCTTGCAACTGGCAAATAATGTCGGAAAGGAAAGGCTTCATCTGCATCACCAGTATTCTTGCCACAACTTTATATAAggttgtaacaacccaagacctcacccaaaatggctagccggaaggtattatttgggttccttgatcctgtataagtacccaagatctacccagcgaataaccgatgtgagactaaacacacgcccgcacggatcctcacatactccccccgttcaagcccttacgtcctcgtcaggctaagggttcaaatccatttgaatctaatcacaaacaccacgatcagccCATGGTCAGCTCCAATAAATCCGTGTtgtagtgtcccctagtccacataggttatgggctgggtccgctttgataccatttgtcacaacccaagacctcacccaaaatggctagccggaaggtattatttgggttccttgattctatataagtacccaagaactacccagcgaataaccgatgtgagactaaacacacgcccgcacggatcttcACAAAGGTTGTGCACAAACTGATGGGCTTAAAGTGGCATAGCTCTGATACATCTGGACACTTCGGTATCAGTGAGACGAAAGTGGCCTTCTAGTCATCAGGCATCCCTGCCTGACTGAAAAAACACTGGACCGCTTCTACCACAACAATCCAGATGATACCCCAGTATCACAGAAAGAAGAAAGGTGGGAACCCATCTGGACCAAGGGCCTTATCCTCTCCCAAGGCCCAGACCGCCTCCCGCACCTCCCACTCTGTCATAAGTCACACCAATATCTCGTTCGCCGTGCCA harbors:
- the LOC120106779 gene encoding uncharacterized protein LOC120106779 — translated: MGPEVLACGGQRCSFLWREIARYLPTVFAHTRWLIGNGRSIDVAGDPWVDVLPLRHWSTVVSVEAAEGQHVCDLLVPGGDEWDEARLGQLFENHLTERVYSLLIPECADPDIQIWSSSSRVGVRVRDFLACIGSA